A stretch of DNA from Microbacterium croceum:
CAGCGGCGAAGCGTATCCGCAGATTCTGCACATCGAGCACGGGAGGTGCCATGCCGCTCATCGCATCCTCCCTTCGGAGCCGGCTCGCAGCATCCGGCCGACGATGGTCGCGGCCACCACGGTGATCGTGATGGCGATGCCGGGGAACACCGAGATCCACCACGCCTGCCCCAGCACGTTCCGGCCACCGGCGAGCATCAGCCCCCACTCCGGCGTCGGCTCGGCAGGTCCGAGTCCGAGGAAGCTGAGCCCGGAGGCGGCGAGGATGGCGGAGCCGATGCCGATGGTCGCGAGCACGCTCAGCGAGCCGAGCACACCGGGCAGCACATGCCGCACGAAGGCGGGCACCGCCGGCACACCGAGTATCCTCGCGGCCTCCACGTGCTCCGCCACGCCGAGCGTGCGGGTCTGCACGCGCGCCAGACGGATGTACACGGGCACGGCCGCCAGCGTCACCGCGAGGGCCACGTTGACGGGGCCGGGGCCGAGGATGGCGATCACGACGAGGGCGACGAGGAACTCGGGGAATGCCATCAGCACGTCGTTGACGCGCATCAGCGTGACGTCCGCACCGCGCGGCGCGATACCCGCCAGCGCTCCGACCGCGAGCCCGACGACGACAGCGATCGCGGTCGCGAGCAGCCCGACCCCGACAGACCGTCCGGCGCCGTACACCACGCGGGAGTAGACGTCCCTGCCACTCTGATCCGTGCCGAAGAGGTGCCCGTCGCCCGGAGGCAGCAGCGCGCCCCGCACGTCGGTCTGCAGCGGGTCGTGCGTCGCGAGCACGCCGGGGAACGCCGCCGCGAACGCGATCAGCAACAGCACGGCGACCGCACACCACAGCAGCACACGCTGCGACCGCCTCATCGTCGCGCTCCCGAGGCAGCGGCCGTGCGGCGCAGGCGCGGGTCGATGAGCGGATGCAGCAGCTCGACGAACAGGTTCACGGTCACGAACACCAGCGCGCTGAGCAGGATGATGCCGGAGATGACGGGCAGGTCGCGGTCGCTGATGGCGGCGAGGGTGACCCGGCCCAGCCCGGGCCGGGCGAACACCGTCTCGACCAGCACGGCGCCGCCGAGGACCGACCCGGTGAGATAGGCCGTGAGCGTCACCGCGCTGGACGCGCCATGGCGCAGCCCGTGGCGCAGGGTGAACCACCCGCGACTGGCGCCGCGCGCACGCACGGTCTCGGCGAACGGCATCCGCTCCGCCTGGATCAGCCCATCGCGCAGCACCTGGCCGAGCAGCGCCGCCACGGGAAGCGCCAGCGTGACGGCCGGCAGCACGATGGTCGCCGGATTGCGGCTGCCCGACACCGGGAACCAGCCGAGACCGAAGGCGAACACGCTCAGGAGCACCAGTCCGATCCAGAAGACCGGCGACGACAGCACGACCAGCTCGACCCCGGTGGCGACGGCGCGGGCGACCTCGCCGCGCGCGAGCAGCGCGACGGAGAGGGCGAGCACCGCCGCGATCCCGAGCGCGAGCGCCGACAGCTGCAGCGTCGCGCCGAGCTGACGGCCGATGACCTCTGTCACCGGCAGCCGCAGCTGATACGACTCACCGAGGTCGCCGCGCACGAGCTGTCCGAGATACGTCAGGTACTGCTCGAACGGCGGGCGGTCCAGGCCGAGGTCAGCACGGATCCCGTCTTTCACGGCCTCGCTGACCTGAGCCTGCGGACCGAGCATGACCGACACCGGGTCGCCCGGGATCACCCGGAACGCGAGGAACGCGACCGTGGCGGCACCCCACAGCACGACGACCACGGAGGCGAGCAGCCCGGCGATCCGCAGGAGCACAGCTCTCACCGCTCCCCCTCCACGCCGCAGGATCGCCCCGCGCTCAGCCGACCGTCACATCGTAGAACAGGGGCCGGCCGTACAGGTCGTAGTCGAGACCGTCGATGCGCTCGCCGACGGCCGTGATCGCGGACGGGCTGTACAGCGGCACGATGGCCGTGTAGGTGGCGTTCCACTTCTGCAGCTGTGTGTACAGCGCGTTGCGCTCGTCCTGGTCGCTGGTGGCGACGGCCGTGTCGAGCAGTGTGTCGATCTCGGGGTCGGACACCTGAGAGGCGTTCTGGAAGCCGTCGGTGTGCAGGTGGCTGCGGAGCAGGTCGGGGTCGACGCCGGAGAAGCCCCAGTCCGTCAGGTCGAACGTCTTGGGCCCGTACTGCTCGTTGTAGGCGCCCGGCTCGAGCACCTCGCGGACCACCTCGAAGCCGATGTCCTTGAGGTCGGACTGGATCGCGTTGGCCAGCGCGGCACGGTCGTCGGGAACCGGCGTCCAGGCGATCCAGCGCACCGAGAGGCGTGTGCCGTCCTTGGTGCGGTAGCCCTCATCGTCGCGGTCGGTCCAGCCCGCTTCGTCGAGGAGCGCGTTCGCGGCCTCGGGGTCGAACGCCCACGTGCCCTCCAGCGCGGCGTCGTAGCCCGGCGTGGTCGATCCGAGCACGCTCCACGCGCGCGGGAACTGTCCGAAGAAGATCTCCTCGACCGCCGCATCGATGTCGATGCCCCGAGCGAACGCTTGACGCACCTTCTCGTCCGCGAAGACGCCGTACTTCTCGTTCAGGTACAGCGAGTACGGGAGGCCCGGGTACTCGATGGAGTCGACCGTGACCCCGTCGCCGAGATCCTTCGCGAGGTTCGGGGGGATGTTGCTGGCGAGATCGGACTCCCCGCTCTCGATGACTCCCGCGCGCACCGACGCCTCGGGCTGGATCTCGACCCGGAGCGTCTCGAACGCCGGAGCCTTCTCGCCGTGCGGACCCCAGGCGTAGTCGTCGTTGCGCGTGTACACGAGCTCCTGATCGGGCGTGTACTCGGTGAGCTCGAACGGCCCGGTGCCGACCGTGATGCCGGGGCCGCCGGCCTTGAGCTTGTCGGCCGAATCGGCCAGCACGGCCGGCGAGTAGAAGCCGAGCTGCGGCGTGCTGGCCGCCTGCAGGAACGGCGCGTACGGCTGAGAGAAGCTCACCTTCACGGTGTGGTCGTCGATGACTTCCGTGCCCTCGTAGAAGTCGGCACCGAGCATGCTGGCTGCCTGCGCCGACGCGGTCTCAGGGTCGACGATGCGGTCGAAGTTCGCCTTGACCGCCGCCGCATCGAAGGGCTCTCCGTCGTGGAAGGTCACATCATCGCGGAGCGTGAAGGTGTACTCCGTGCTGTCGGGCGACACCTCCCAGTCCGTCGCGAGCCACGGAGAGAAGGTGCCGTCGTCCTCCTGGAAGACCAGGGAGTCGAGCACCGCCCGCTGCACCATGCCGGACACGTCGAGCTGGCTGACCTGCGGGTCCATGTGCCCCGCAGAGAGGTTCGCCCCTTCGATCGACCAGACGAGTTCGGCGTCGGAGTCCCCGCCGTTCTGCGCTGCGGGAGTGGCGCACGCGCTCAGCACGAGAGCGGTGGTCGCGGCGAGCGCGGCGAAGGGCAGGAGACGACGCACGGATCTTGCGGGCATGGCGATTCCTCAGAATGAACGGATCGGGATGCTCTCAGTCTAGAGCGGATTCTTGGACTGGGTCGAAGAGTGACGACATCCGCCCGCGTCGGCACCTCGGTAGAATGAGGCGCACACCCCACACTCAGGCACGCTCACACAGTGCCGCATACATCGCTCAAGGAGACCCTCATGTCCGTGATTCCCGACAAGCCCGCACTCGAAGGTCTCGAAGCGAAGTGGGACACCACCTGGGCAGAGCAGGGGACGTACCTTTTCGACCGGCTCCGTGCCGCCCAGTCCGGCCGTGAGGGCGTGTACTCGATCGACACCCCGCCGCCGACCGCCTCCGGCAGCCTCCACATCGGCCACGTGTTCTCGTACACGCACACCGACGTCAAGGCGCGCTTCGAGCGCATGCGCGGCAAGACCGTGTTCTATCCGATGGGGTGGGACGACAACGGCCTCCCCACCGAGCGCCGAGTGCAGAACTACTACGGTGTGCGCTGCGACCCCACGCTCCCCTACACCGAGGACTTCACGCCGCCGTTCGAAGGTGGAGACAACAAGTCCAGCCGTGCCGCCGACCAGGTGCCGATCAGCCGCCGCAACTTCATCGAACTGTGCGAGCGCCTCACCATCGAGGACGAGAAGCAGTTCGAGGCTCTGTTCCGCCAGCTCGGGCTGAGCGTGGACTGGACCCAGACCTACCGCACGATCTCCGATGAGACGATCCGTCAGAGCCAGCTCGCGTTCCTGCGCAACATCGAGCGCGGCGAGGCCTACCAGGACCTGGCGCCCACGCTCTGGGACATCGACTTCCGCTCCGCCATCGCGCAGGCCGAGCTCGAAGACCGCGACCAGCAGGCCGCGTACCACACCATCGAGTTCCCGTTCGCCGACGGCTCCGGCTCCATCGCGATCGACACCACCCGCCCCGAGCTGCTTCCCGCGTGCATCGCGATCGTGACGCACCCCGAGGGTCCGCACAAGCACCTGATCGGCACGAAGGTGCGCACGCCGTTCTTCGGCGCGGAGATCGAGATCCACGGACACCACCTCGCGCAGCCCGACAAGGGCACGGGAGCGGCGATGGTGTGCACCTTCGGCGACGTGACCGACATCGTCTGGTGGCGCGAGCTGCGCACGGTCGCCGACCAGCACCTCCCCAACATGACCACGATCGGTCTCGATGGCCGCTTCCTGCCAACGGCGCCGGAGTCCGTCGGGAACGCGGAGGCCATCGACTGGTACGCGGAGAACCTCGCAGGCAAGACGGTGTTCAGCGCCCGCAAGGCCCTCGTGGAGAAGCTGCAGGAGACCGGAGACATCACCGCGGTCGGCAAGCCCTTCACCCACGCCGTGAAGTTCTTCGAGAAGGGCGACCGCCCTCTCGAGATCGTATCGACGCGTCAGTGGTACGTCCGCAACGGCGCCAGGGACGTGACGCTGCGCGACGAGCTCATCGGCCGCGGGCAGGAGCTCACGTGGCATCCCGACTTCATGCGCGTGCGCTACGAGAACTGGGTCGGGGGCCTCACCGGTGACTGGCTCGTGTCGCGTCAGCGGTTCTTCGGCGTGCCGATCCCGCTCTGGTACGGCCTCGACGAGAACGGCGAGCGCGACTACGACCGGGTGCTCACGCCCGACACCGCTTCGCTGCCGATCGACCCGACGATCGATGTGCCGGCGGGCTACACCGAGGACCAGCGCGGCGTGGCCGGGGGCTTCGATGCCGAGGCCGACATCCTCGACACCTGGGCGACCTCGTCGCTGACCCCGCAGCTCGCCGGCGGATGGCAGCGCGACGAGGAGCTGTGGCAGCTCACCGCCCCGTTCGACCTGCGCCCGCAGGGTCAGGACATCATCCGCACCTGGCTGTTCTCCACCATGCTGCGCTCGACGCTCGAGGACAGCCGCGCGCCGTGGCGCAACGCCGCGATCTCCGGCTTCATCGTCGACCCCGACCGCAAGAAGATGTCGAAGTCGAAGGGCAACGTCGTCACCCCGGCCGACATCCTGGACGCGCACGGCTCCGACGCGGTGCGCTACTGGTCGGCTTCGAGCCGCCTGGGCACCGACGCGGCCTTCGACCCGCAGAACCCGACGCAGGTGAAGATCGGTCGCCGCCTGGCGATCAAGGTCCTCAACGCCGCGAAGTTCGTGCTGTCCTTCCCGGTCCCCGAAGGAGCGCAGGTCACGCACGCGCTCGACGCATCGATGCTCGCGTCGCTCGACGGTGTGATCGCCGATGCGACCGCCGCGTTCGAGAAGTACGACCAGGCCCGCGCGCTCGAGATCACCGAGGCCTTCTTCTGGACGTTCTGCGACGACTACCTCGAACTGGTGAAGGAGCGCGCGTACGACCAGAACGATGTGGGACAGGCCTCGGCCGCCCTCGCGCTGCGCCTCGCGCTGTCGACGCTGCTCCGGCTGCTCGCCCCGGTGCTGTCGTTCGCGACCGAGGAGGCGTGGTCGTGGTTCGAGGAGGGATCGATCCACACCGCATCCTGGCCCGAGGCTCTCGGCATCGACGGTGATCCCGCCGTCCTCACCGCCGCGAGTGAGGCGCTGATCGGCATCCGTCGCGCCAAGACAGAGGCGAAGGCATCGCAGAAGACGCCGGTCGCCCGCGCCGCCATCGCCGCTCCGGCCGCAAGGCTCGACGCCCTGCGTGCCGCCGCCGACGACCTGCGTGCGGTCGGCCGCATCGCGGAGCTCGAGTTCACCGAGGCGGAAGCATTCGCCGTCACGGCGATCGAGCTCGCCCCGGTCGAGGCCTCCTGATGCAGTTGGGGACGCGCTGGGCGACCGGTACCGAGGCTCCGGCCTCGGTACCGGCGTCGCTGCGACCCGCCATCGCCGAGGTCGAGAGTCGCGGACTCGTCGGGCACTGGACGCTCACATGGCTCGAGGGTCGCGCGATCGCCGAGCTCGACGCCGGCTGGGAGGTCCTCCAGTCGGCCTCCGGCGAGATCATCGCCCGCCCCTTCGAGGACTGAGCCACGGGCGCGTCCCACGGTGGTTAGGCTCGGAGGATGACCGATACCGCGAACCCGCTGCTCCAGCCGTCGACCTTGCCGTACGGCATCCCCGACTATCGTGCGATCCGTCCCGAGCACTACATCCCGGCGTTCCGCGCCGCGTTCGAGGAGCACCTGCAGGAGATCTCCCGCATCACGATGGTGCGCTCGATGCCGACCTTCGAGAACACGATCGAAGCGCTGGAGCGGGCGGGCGGGACTCTTGAGCGTGTGGCCCACGCGTTCTACACGGTCAGCTCGGCCGATGCGACCCCCGAGATCCAAGCCGTCGACGAGCAGCTCGCGCCGTTGATGGCAGCGCACACCGATGCGGTGTCGCTGAACGGCCCTCTCTACTGGCGCGTGCAGCAGGTGTTCGACCAGCTCGACTCCCTCGACCTCACCCCGGAGCAGCGCTATCTCGTCGAGCGCCATCACCGCGAGATGACGCATGCGGGCGCGGCTCTTGACGACGAGGCGAAGGCGCATCTGACTCTGCTCAATCAGCAGCTCTCCACGCTGAGCAACACCTTCGAACGCAACCTCCTGAACGACACGAACGATCTGGCCGTGGTCTTCGACGCCGCCGAGCAGCTCGACGGATTGAGTGCCGGCGAACTTTCCGCCGCCGCTCGCTCGGCCGCCGAGCGCGGGCTCGACGGTCATTACGTCGTCTCGCTCACCCTGTTCACCGGGCATCCGTACCTGGCACAGCTGCGCAACCGCAACTCCCGCCGTGCGATCATGGCCGCCTCGCAGGCGCGCGGATCCCGTGACAACGCGAACGACAACCGCCCCGTGCTGCGCGAGATCGTGCGCCTCCGCGCCGAGCGCGCGGCACTCCTCGGTTACGAGTCGCACGCGGCTTACGTCACAGCCGACGAGACCGCCGGCAATCCCGGAGCCGTGGAAGACATGCTGCGCGCCCTGGCTGCACCATCCGCCGCGAATGCGCGCGCCGAACGGGAGGCGCTGCAACTGATCGTCGACCGCACCGAACCAGAGCCCTTCCCCGTCGAGGCGCATGACTGGGCGTTCTACACCGAGAAGGTCCGCGAGGCGCTGTACGACATCGATACCAGCGCCCTGCGTCCCTGGTTCGAGGCCGAGCGGGTGCTGCAGGACGGTGTCTTCTTCGCGGCGACGCGCCTGTACGGCGTGACCTTCGCCGAGCGCCCGGATCTGGTCTCATATCACCCCGGTGCGCGGGTCTTCGAGGTCAGCAACGCCGACGGGTCTCCTCTGGGTCTCTACATCCTCGATCTGTACACCCGGGATTCCAAGCGCGGCGGCGCGTGGATGAACCCGATCGTGAGCCAGTCGCGCCTACGCGGTACCTCCCCGGTCGTGGTGAACAACCTCAACGTCCCCCTCCCTGGGGACGGCGAGCCCACCCTTCTCACACTCGACGAGGTCACGACCCTCTTCCACGAGTTCGGGCACGCCCTCCATGGTCTCTTCGCCACCGTCACCTATCCGCACTTCGCGGGGACGAACGTGTTCCGTGACTTCGTCGAGTTCCCGAGCCAGGTCAACGAGATGTGGATCCTCTGGCCCGAGGTGCTCGACAACTATGCCCGCCACCATGAGACCGGCGAGCCCCTGGACCCCGCGATCGTAGAGCGTCTCCGCGCTACCGAGACCTTCGACCAGGGACACGCGACGAGCGAGTATCTCGCGGCGGCATGGCTCGATCAGGCCTGGCACCGGGTCGGGACGGATGCCGAGATCGACGACGTCGCCGCTTTCGAAGCCGCAGCGCTGGCCGATATCGGTCTGGACGACCCGGTGGTGCCGACCCGGTACTCCTCGACGTATTTCGCCCACGTCTTCTCGGGCGGATACAGCGCCGGGTACTACTCATACATCTGGAGCGAGGTGCTCGACGCCGACACGGTGGACTGGTTCCGCGAAAACGGTGGACTCACCCGCGAGAACGGCGA
This window harbors:
- a CDS encoding ABC transporter substrate-binding protein, which translates into the protein MPARSVRRLLPFAALAATTALVLSACATPAAQNGGDSDAELVWSIEGANLSAGHMDPQVSQLDVSGMVQRAVLDSLVFQEDDGTFSPWLATDWEVSPDSTEYTFTLRDDVTFHDGEPFDAAAVKANFDRIVDPETASAQAASMLGADFYEGTEVIDDHTVKVSFSQPYAPFLQAASTPQLGFYSPAVLADSADKLKAGGPGITVGTGPFELTEYTPDQELVYTRNDDYAWGPHGEKAPAFETLRVEIQPEASVRAGVIESGESDLASNIPPNLAKDLGDGVTVDSIEYPGLPYSLYLNEKYGVFADEKVRQAFARGIDIDAAVEEIFFGQFPRAWSVLGSTTPGYDAALEGTWAFDPEAANALLDEAGWTDRDDEGYRTKDGTRLSVRWIAWTPVPDDRAALANAIQSDLKDIGFEVVREVLEPGAYNEQYGPKTFDLTDWGFSGVDPDLLRSHLHTDGFQNASQVSDPEIDTLLDTAVATSDQDERNALYTQLQKWNATYTAIVPLYSPSAITAVGERIDGLDYDLYGRPLFYDVTVG
- a CDS encoding ABC transporter permease, whose amino-acid sequence is MRRSQRVLLWCAVAVLLLIAFAAAFPGVLATHDPLQTDVRGALLPPGDGHLFGTDQSGRDVYSRVVYGAGRSVGVGLLATAIAVVVGLAVGALAGIAPRGADVTLMRVNDVLMAFPEFLVALVVIAILGPGPVNVALAVTLAAVPVYIRLARVQTRTLGVAEHVEAARILGVPAVPAFVRHVLPGVLGSLSVLATIGIGSAILAASGLSFLGLGPAEPTPEWGLMLAGGRNVLGQAWWISVFPGIAITITVVAATIVGRMLRAGSEGRMR
- a CDS encoding M3 family metallopeptidase, giving the protein MTDTANPLLQPSTLPYGIPDYRAIRPEHYIPAFRAAFEEHLQEISRITMVRSMPTFENTIEALERAGGTLERVAHAFYTVSSADATPEIQAVDEQLAPLMAAHTDAVSLNGPLYWRVQQVFDQLDSLDLTPEQRYLVERHHREMTHAGAALDDEAKAHLTLLNQQLSTLSNTFERNLLNDTNDLAVVFDAAEQLDGLSAGELSAAARSAAERGLDGHYVVSLTLFTGHPYLAQLRNRNSRRAIMAASQARGSRDNANDNRPVLREIVRLRAERAALLGYESHAAYVTADETAGNPGAVEDMLRALAAPSAANARAEREALQLIVDRTEPEPFPVEAHDWAFYTEKVREALYDIDTSALRPWFEAERVLQDGVFFAATRLYGVTFAERPDLVSYHPGARVFEVSNADGSPLGLYILDLYTRDSKRGGAWMNPIVSQSRLRGTSPVVVNNLNVPLPGDGEPTLLTLDEVTTLFHEFGHALHGLFATVTYPHFAGTNVFRDFVEFPSQVNEMWILWPEVLDNYARHHETGEPLDPAIVERLRATETFDQGHATSEYLAAAWLDQAWHRVGTDAEIDDVAAFEAAALADIGLDDPVVPTRYSSTYFAHVFSGGYSAGYYSYIWSEVLDADTVDWFRENGGLTRENGDRFRRLLLGVGGSKDPLEAYHDFRGRVADIAPLLKRRGLEA
- a CDS encoding ABC transporter permease, whose amino-acid sequence is MRAVLLRIAGLLASVVVVLWGAATVAFLAFRVIPGDPVSVMLGPQAQVSEAVKDGIRADLGLDRPPFEQYLTYLGQLVRGDLGESYQLRLPVTEVIGRQLGATLQLSALALGIAAVLALSVALLARGEVARAVATGVELVVLSSPVFWIGLVLLSVFAFGLGWFPVSGSRNPATIVLPAVTLALPVAALLGQVLRDGLIQAERMPFAETVRARGASRGWFTLRHGLRHGASSAVTLTAYLTGSVLGGAVLVETVFARPGLGRVTLAAISDRDLPVISGIILLSALVFVTVNLFVELLHPLIDPRLRRTAAASGARR
- the valS gene encoding valine--tRNA ligase, with amino-acid sequence MSVIPDKPALEGLEAKWDTTWAEQGTYLFDRLRAAQSGREGVYSIDTPPPTASGSLHIGHVFSYTHTDVKARFERMRGKTVFYPMGWDDNGLPTERRVQNYYGVRCDPTLPYTEDFTPPFEGGDNKSSRAADQVPISRRNFIELCERLTIEDEKQFEALFRQLGLSVDWTQTYRTISDETIRQSQLAFLRNIERGEAYQDLAPTLWDIDFRSAIAQAELEDRDQQAAYHTIEFPFADGSGSIAIDTTRPELLPACIAIVTHPEGPHKHLIGTKVRTPFFGAEIEIHGHHLAQPDKGTGAAMVCTFGDVTDIVWWRELRTVADQHLPNMTTIGLDGRFLPTAPESVGNAEAIDWYAENLAGKTVFSARKALVEKLQETGDITAVGKPFTHAVKFFEKGDRPLEIVSTRQWYVRNGARDVTLRDELIGRGQELTWHPDFMRVRYENWVGGLTGDWLVSRQRFFGVPIPLWYGLDENGERDYDRVLTPDTASLPIDPTIDVPAGYTEDQRGVAGGFDAEADILDTWATSSLTPQLAGGWQRDEELWQLTAPFDLRPQGQDIIRTWLFSTMLRSTLEDSRAPWRNAAISGFIVDPDRKKMSKSKGNVVTPADILDAHGSDAVRYWSASSRLGTDAAFDPQNPTQVKIGRRLAIKVLNAAKFVLSFPVPEGAQVTHALDASMLASLDGVIADATAAFEKYDQARALEITEAFFWTFCDDYLELVKERAYDQNDVGQASAALALRLALSTLLRLLAPVLSFATEEAWSWFEEGSIHTASWPEALGIDGDPAVLTAASEALIGIRRAKTEAKASQKTPVARAAIAAPAARLDALRAAADDLRAVGRIAELEFTEAEAFAVTAIELAPVEAS